Proteins encoded by one window of Haematobia irritans isolate KBUSLIRL chromosome 2, ASM5000362v1, whole genome shotgun sequence:
- the LOC142225000 gene encoding uncharacterized protein LOC142225000, whose amino-acid sequence MCNQFKELNLDDKRKFMKENKLCRQCLNKHKRKCFMNTEYGIDGCHAKHHRLLQKNFNVEAASSSRQQHENISSGSINSHSCKNDQQALFRIMPIRLQRQGGYIDTFAFLDEGSSVTLIEQDIFDSLDANGVNKPLCLKWTGNTSRVDESSVQASINILNPENGSKYMLNGVHTVENLDPPTQSLDMDDLIAKYPDLAGVHIKSYKRFKPTILIGADNWKIAVPLKIREEQFNLEEPASKSLVSTEDSKSIETLRTTCRKVDGHYEVGLLWKNHVSKLVESYDNVYKRFMCLNKKFSKDPNLKIVLQSQIDTLLAKGYAKKLNAEDINKSTERVWYLPIFLIKNPNKPGKIRMVWDAAAKSNGGCFNDYMHSGPDLLKPLVNVLLNFRVAHYVRDFNADQFKDKYTRAVTAIQHNHYVDDFIDSVDSEEEAIELASQVKLIHAAAGFHIRNWSSNNDAVTNYLEEITSAKKNAKRYARLRRDILTTETIPTKRELLQALMSIFDPLGFISCYTTTLKILLQEVWRSDINWDDEIRNCLYIKWQNWKAAIDRISAVEIPRCYSQYLNEATETELHTFVDAGEDAYAAVCYIRVFSQHQCDVAIIAGKSKVAPLKPMSIPRLELQAAIIGVRIAQKVLEISRLNFTSKYFWTDSKTVLQWLRMDPKKFQQFVMHRVGEILEVTNVTQWRWVPSKMNPADLATKYQHNWDVSMWFTGPPISSRKQVNLARMCEIRRVRQ is encoded by the exons atGTGCAACCAGTTCAAGGAATTGAATTTGGACGATAAGCGGAAGTTtatgaaagaaaataaattatgcCGTCAATGTTTAAATAAGCATAAAAGAAAGTGTTTTATGAACACCGAATACGGAATTGATGGTTGTCATGCAAAGCATCAtcgtttgcttcaaaaaaatttcaacgttGAGGCAGCATCGTCTTCGAGACAACAACACGAAAATATAAGTAGTGGATCAATAAACTCACATTCTTGTAAAAATGATCAACAGGCCTTGTTTAGAATTATGCCTATACGGCTTCAAAGGCAAGGTGGTTACATCGATACATTCGCCTTCCTCGATGAAGGTTCGTCAGTTACTCTAATTGAACAGGACATATTCGACTCGCTCGATGCAAATGGTGTCAACAAACCACTTTGCCTAAAATGGACTGGCAACACTTCGCGTGTAGACGAATCTTCAGTTCAAgcatctataaacattttgaacccagaaaatggatcaaaatatatgCTTAATGGTGTCCATACAGTGGAAAATTTAGATCCTCCGACGCAATCGCTTGATATGGACGATTTGATTGCGAAATATCCCGATCTAGCAGGAGTGCATATCAAATCGTATAAAAGGTTTAAACCAACAATATTGATAGGTGCAGACAACTGGAAAATTGCAGTTCCGCTGAAAATAAGAGAAG AACAATTTAATTTAGAAGAACCTGCTAGTAAGTCGTTAGTGTCAACTGAAGATTCAAAATCCATCGAGACGCTGAGGACTacgtgtcgaaaagtggacggcCATTATGAGGTGGGTTTGTTGTGGAAAAATCATGTGAGTAAACTGGTGGAAAGTTATGATAATGTATATAAGCGCTTCATGTGTTTGaacaaaaagttttcaaaagatccaaatttgaaaattgtgcTACAAAGTCAAATTGATACTTTACTTGCAAAAGGCTACGCAAAGAAACTGAATGCTGAGGATATAAATAAATCGACTGAACGAGTGTGGTACttaccaatatttttaattaaaaacccaAACAAGCCGGGAAAAATAAGAATGGTCTGGGATGCCGCTGCCAAAAGTAATGGCGGTTGTTTCAATGACTATATGCACAGCGGACCTGATCTATTAAAACCCCTTGTAAATGTGTTGCTAAATTTCCGAGTGG CACATTACGTCCGAGATTTCAATGCTGATCAATTCAAGGACAAATATACCCGCGCGGTAACTGCCATTCAACACAACCACTATGTTGATGATTTTATTGACAGTGTAGACAGCGAAGAAGAAGCCATCGAATTAGCGTCACAAGTAAAATTGATTCACGCCGCTGCTGGATTTCACATTCGAAACTGGTCTTCGAATAATGACGCAGTCACCAACTACCTCGAAGAGATAACTTCTGCCAAAAAAAACGCCAAAAG ATATGCCAGACTTCGGCGAGATATACTCACCACAGAAACAATTCCCACGAAGAGAGAACTGTTGCAAGCTCTGATGTCTATTTTCGATCCACTTGGCTTTATATCATGTTATACAACAACACTCAAAATTCTTCTTCAAGAAGTCTGGCGATCTGACATCAATTGGGATGACGAAATCCGCAACTGTTTATATATTAAATGGCAAAATTGGAAAGCTGCAATCGACCGTATATCAGCTGTTGAGATTCCAAGATGTTACTCCCAATATTTAAATGAAGCAACGGAAACAGAATTGCACACATTCGTTGATGCGGGTGAAGATGCCTACGCAGCCGTTTGCTACATCCGGGTCTTCAGTCAACACCAGTGTGATGTTGCCATAATTGCAGGCAAATCTAAGGTAGCTCCATTGAAACCAATGTCTATTCCCAGATTAGAGCTGCAAGCTGCTATTATTGGAGTGAGAATTGCCCAAAAAGTTCTCGAAATTAGCCGATTAAATTTCACATCGAAATACTTCTGGACAGACTCCAAAACAGTTTTACAGTGGCTTCGTATGGATCCCAAAAAGTTTCAACAATTTGTAATGCACCGTGTAGGTGAAATATTGGAAGTCACAAATGTAACACAATGGCGATGGGTACCATCAAAAATGAATCCTGCAGATCTTGCAACAAAATATCAGCATAATTGGGATGTTTCAATGTGGTTCACGGGACCCCCAATTTCTTCGCGAAAGCAAGTCAACTTGGCCAGAATGTGTGAAATTAGACGTGTGCGGCAATGA